One Setaria viridis chromosome 5, Setaria_viridis_v4.0, whole genome shotgun sequence genomic region harbors:
- the LOC117856046 gene encoding zinc finger protein STOP1 homolog, with protein MEGGMSSLETAMKASSSIASGTARNAEPDQHPVCSNSLEQFYFPRPGQSLPGIPPFFGPPSSSLYLPNDNEAKVGNQFEPNPSQSTDWDPQAIVSNLTFLEQKIKQVKDVVQAMSNRENHVAGGSCELAAKQQLITADLTSIIIQLITTAGSLLPSMKNPLSSNLAVRQLGNTLGSPMGFGMNTNQRPSVDSKTNIPDSGKVSDYEELINSLNTTQDERDEMIKCPNPCVGEGSEPTPMEDHDVKESDDGEHEGENLPPGSYVVLQLEKEEILAPHTHFCLICGKGFKRDANLRMHMRGHGDEYKTAAALAKPTKDSGSEHAPVTRYSCPFVGCKRNKEHKKFQPLKTILCVKNHYKRSHCDKSYTCSRCNTKKFSVIADLKTHEKHCGRDKWLCSCGTTFSRKDKLFGHVALFQGHTPALPMDDVKISEASEQQQGSEPMNEISRSVGCFPCSSSDGISNLDMKMADDARGYYSPMSFDPCFGTLDDFTRPGFDISEDPFSFLPSGCSYVQQNGDN; from the coding sequence ATGGAAGGCGGGATGTCAAGTTTGGAAACTGCCATGAAAGCTTCTTCGTCGATCGCAAGTGGTACGGCAAGGAATGCTGAGCCTGACCAACATCCTGTCTGTTCCAATTCACTAGAGCAGTTTTATTTTCCAAGACCTGGCCAATCTTTGCCAGGCATTCCACCATTCTTTGGGCCTCCCTCCTCCAGTTTGTATCTTCCTAATGACAATGAAGCTAAAGTTGGCAACCAATTTGAACCAAATCCTTCACAGAGTACGGATTGGGACCCGCAGGCTATAGTGAGCAACCTAACTTTCCTTGAGCAGAAGATCAAGCAGGTAAAAGATGTTGTGCAGGCCATGAGTAACCGAGAGAACCATGTCGCTGGCGGTTCCTGTGAGCTAGCAGCAAAGCAGCAGCTCATAACTGCTGATCTCACTAGCATTATAATCCAGCTTATCACAACTGCTGGTTCGCTGCTCCCTTCAATGAAGAACCCACTTAGCAGCAATCTAGCAGTAAGGCAGCTCGGCAACACTCTTGGTTCTCCTATGGGTTTTGGCATGAATACTAATCAGCGACCAAGTGTAGACAGCAAGACCAATATTCCTGACAGTGGAAAGGTCTCTGATTACGAGGAACTGATCAATAGCCTTAATACTACCCAAGATGAAAGAGATGAGATGATCAAATGCCCAAATCCTTGTGTTGGGGAAGGGTCTGAACCGACTCCGATGGAAGACCATGATGTAAAGGAGAGTGATGATGGTGAGCATGAGGGAGAGAATCTCCCCCCTGGTTCTTATGTAGTATTACAATTGGAAAAGGAGGAGATTTTAGCACCACATACTCATTTCTGCTTGATCTGTGGGAAGGGCTTCAAGAGAGATGCTAACCTAAGGATGCATATGAGGGGCCATGGAGATGAGTACAAGACTGCTGCAGCTCTTGCCAAACCCACGAAAGATTCTGGTTCAGAGCATGCACCAGTTACAAGGTACTCATGCCCATTTGTGGGTTGCAAGCGGAACAAAGAGCACAAGAAGTTCCAGCCTCTCAAGACAATATTGTGTGTGAAGAACCATTACAAGCGAAGCCATTGTGACAAGAGCTATACCTGCAGCCGCTGCAACACCAAAAAGTTCTCTGTGATCGCCGACTTGAAGACTCACGAGAAGCATTGTGGTCGTGACAAGTGGCTCTGTTCTTGCGGAACAACCTTCTCAAGGAAGGACAAGCTTTTCGGGCATGTTGCGCTTTTCCAGGGCCACACACCTGCGCTCCCCATGGATGATGTCAAGATATCAGAAGCATCAGAGCAACAGCAGGGCAGCGAGCCCATGAACGAAATTTCGAGGAGCGTGGGGTGCTTCCCTTGCAGCTCGTCTGATGGCATTTCAAACCTCGACATGAAAATGGCTGATGATGCGCGCGGTTATTACTCACCGATGAGCTTTGATCCTTGCTTTGGCACGCTCGATGACTTCACTCGCCCTGGATTCGACATCTCTGAGGACCCCTTCTCCTTTCTGCCTTCGGGATGCAGTTATGTACAGCAGAATGGAGACAACTGA
- the LOC117854811 gene encoding protein NRT1/ PTR FAMILY 5.10, whose amino-acid sequence MDANTLLLPCSDGAVAGAVDFRGRPASRSGTGRWSAAMFVLGVEIAERFAYHGVSANLISYLTGPLGESTAGAAAAINAWSGVATMLPLLMACVADAWLGRYRTIVLASLLFVVSMGMLTVSALPVFHQDGCSYSSSSLACSPSPVQVAIFYVSLYLVALAEAGHKPCAQAFGADQFDQHDPKESVSRSSFFNWWYFGMCSGTAATTMVSSYIQDNVGWGLGFGIPCLVMVFALLAFLLGTRNYRYYTSTESSPFARLARAFVAMIRGSKSSQCDSLATDDAAHREEVKGVLRLFPIWATCIIYAVIFSQSSTFFTKQAATLDRRIGSTLRVPPAALQTFISLTIMAFIPVYDRAFVPLARPFTRLSSGITMLQRIGTGLVLAMVAMAVAALVEMRRLGVARDAGLVDQPKAALPMTLWWMLPQYVLFGLSDVFAMIGLQEFFYDQVPDALRSLGLAFFLSIFGVGHFLSSFLISAIDGATKKSGASWFSNNLNRAHLDYFYWLLAGLCAVELAAFVIVSRVYVYKKRVSHDNGAVM is encoded by the exons ATGGACGCCAACACCCTCCTCCTGCCCTGCTCCGACggtgccgtcgccggcgccgtcgactTCCGCGGGCGCCCGGCGTCCCGGTCCGGCACCGGCCGGTGGTCCGCCGCGATGTTCGTGCTCG GGGTGGAGATAGCGGAGAGGTTCGCGTACCACGGCGTGTCGGCGAACCTGATCAGCTACCTGACGGGGCCGCTTGGGGAGTCGacggcgggcgccgcggcggcgatcaACGCGTGGAGCGGGGTGGCGACCATGCTGCCCCTGCTGATGGCGTGCGTGGCCGACGCCTGGCTCGGCCGGTACCGCACCATCGTGCTCGCCTCCCTCCTCTTCGTCGTG AGCATGGGCATGCTGACCGTCTCCGCGCTCCCGGTGTTCCACCAAGACGGCTGCAGCTACAGCTCCAGCTCGCTCGCGTGCTCCCCGTCCCCCGTGCAGGTGGCCATCTTCTACGTGTCCCTGTACCTGGTGGCGCTGGCCGAGGCTGGGCACAAGCCCTGCGCGCAGGCGTTCGGCGCGGACCAGTTCGACCAGCACGACCCCAAGGAGTCCGTGTCGAGAAGCTCCTTCTTCAACTGGTGGTACTTCGGCATGTGCtccggcaccgccgccaccaccatggtgTCCAGCTACATCCAGGACAACGTCGGCTGGGGCCTCGGCTTCGGCATCCCCTGCCTCGTCATGGTCTTCGCGCTCCTCGCCTTCTTGCTCGGCACCAGGAACTACCGCTATTACACGTCCACCGAATCAAGCCCCTTTGCTCGCCTCGCCAGAGCGTTCGTGGCGATGATCAGAGGCTCCAAATCGAGCCAATGCGACAG TCTTGCGACCGACGACGCCGCGCACCGGGAAGAAGTGAAGGGCGTGCTACGCCTGTTCCCCATCTGGGCGACGTGCATCATCTACGCCGTGATCTTCTCGCAGTCGTCGACGTTCTTCACGAAGCAGGCAGCGACGCTGGACCGCCGGATCGGCTCGACGCTCCgcgtgccgccggcggcgctgcagACGTTCATCAGCCTCACCATCATGGCATTCATCCCGGTCTACGACCGCGCGTTCGTGCCCCTGGCGCGGCCGTTCACGCGCCTGTCTTCCGGCATCACCATGCTGCAGCGGATCGGCACGGGGCTCGTCCTCGCCATGGTCGCCATGGCCGTGGCGGCGCTGGTAGAGATGAGGCGGCTCGGCGTGGCGAGGGACGCCGGGCTCGTGGACCAGCCGAAGGCGGCGCTGCCGATGACCCTGTGGTGGATGCTGCCGCAGTACGTGCTGTTCGGGCTGTCGGACGTGTTCGCCATGATCGGGCTGCAGGAGTTCTTCTACGACCAGGTCCCCGACGCGCTGCGCAGCCTCGGGCTGGCCTTCTTCCTCAGCATCTTCGGCGTGGGACACTTCCTCAGCAGCTTCCTCATCTCCGCCATCGACGGCGCCACCAAGAAGAGCGGTGCGAGCTGGTTCTCCAACAACCTCAACCGCGCGCACCTCGACTACTTCTACTGGCTGCTCGCCGGGCTCTGCGCCGTGGAGCTCGCGGCTTTCGTCATCGTGTCCCGCGTCTATGTTTATAAGAAAAGGGTGTCCCACGACAATGGTGCTGTCATGTAG
- the LOC117858438 gene encoding protein NRT1/ PTR FAMILY 5.10: MCHRSELLSLVLIQPAMADNVAGAADYRGQPASRAATGGWKSSVFVMAMEIAERFAYKGVAANLITYLTGPLGQPMARAAASIDAWKGVSQMLPLPLACVADAWIGRYRAIVLASLIFVVSMGALSVSSAFPAFRGGHVAIFYVALYLVALGEGAHKPCAQAFAADQFDEKDPEESVARSSFFNWWYFGMCAGTAATTMISSYVQDNVGWGLGFGIPCIVIAASLAVFLLGSRSYRYYTTSEARPFSRVGKAFLALVESWTPNRRVRSKGEGNAAAVEEVKSVLRLLPIWASCIIYAIIFSQTSTFFTKQAATLDRRIGARFKVPPAALQTFISLSIVVFIPAYDRLFVPLARRYTGRPTGITMLQRIGAGLALSLAAVALSALIEMRRLGVARNAGLVSTPKAQLPMSLWWMVPQYVLIGVADVFAMIGLQEFFYDQVPDAARSLGLALFLSIFGVGHLLSSLLISVIDKATAKSGTSWFSNNLNRAHLDYFYWLLTGLCAVDLVAFVFFARVYVYKRKGGDGDGDGDAV; the protein is encoded by the exons ATGTGCCATCGGAGTGAACTCCTCTCCCTCGTGCTGATCCAACCGGCCATGGCTGAcaacgtcgccggcgccgccgactaCCGCGGCCagccggcctcccgcgccgccacggGAGGCTGGAAATCGTCGGTCTTCGTCATGG CGATGGAGATCGCGGAGCGGTTCGCGTACAAGGGCGTGGCCGCGAACCTGATCACGTACCTGACGGGCCCGCTGGGGCAGCCcatggcgcgcgccgccgcgtccatcGACGCGTGGAAGGGCGTCTCCCagatgctgccgctgccgctcgcctGCGTCGCCGACGCCTGGATCGGCCGCTACAGGGCCATCGTCCTCGCCTCCCTCATCTTCGTCGTG AGCATGGGCGCGCTGTCGGTGTCGTCGGCGTTCCCGGCCTTCCGGGGCGGCCACGTGGCCATCTTCTACGTCGCGTTGTACCTGGTGGCGCTGGGGGAGGGCGCGCACAAGCCGTGCGCGCAGGCGTTCGCGGCGGACCAGTTCGACGAGAAGGACCCCGAGGAGAGCGTGGCGCGGAGCTCCTTCTTCAACTGGTGGTACTTCGGCATgtgcgccggcaccgccgccacgACCATGATCTCCAGCTACGTGCAGGATAACGTCGGCTGGGGCCTCGGCTTCGGCATCCCCTGCATCGTCATCGCCGCCTCGCTCGCCGTGTTCCTGCTCGGGAGCCGGTCGTACCGGTACTACACCACCAGCGAGGCCAGACCCTTCTCCCGCGTCGGCAAGGCGTTCTTGGCGTTGGTCGAGAGTTGGACGCCAAATCGTCGCGTCAG AAGCAAAGGAGAaggcaacgccgccgccgtcgaggaggtCAAGAGCGTGCTCCGGCTGCTCCCGATATGGGCGTCGTGCATAATCTACGCGATCATCTTCTCCCAGACGTCGACATTCTTCACGAAGCAGGCCGCGACGCTGGACCGCCGGATCGGCGCGCGGTTCAaggtgccgccggcggcgctgcagACGTTCATCAGCCTCAGCATCGTCGTCTTCATCCCGGCGTACGACCGGCTCTTCGTGCCCCTCGCGCGCCGCTACACGGGGAGGCCGACGGGCATCACCATGTTGCAGAGGATCGGCGCCGGCCTGgccctctccctcgccgccgtggCCCTGTCCGCGCTCATCGAGATGAGACGGCTCGGCGTCGCGAGGAACGCCGGCCTGGTGAGCACCCCGAAGGCCCAGCTCCCCATGAGCCTCTGGTGGATGGTCCCGCAGTACGTCCTCATCGGCGTCGCCGACGTGTTCGCCATGATCGGGCTGCAGGAGTTCTTCTACGACCAGGTCCCCGACGCGGCGCGCAGCCTTGGGCTAGCCCTGTTCCTGAGCATCTTCGGGGTCGGGCACCTCCTCAGCAGCCTCCTCATCTCCGTCATTGACAAGGCGACGGCGAAGAGCGGGACGAGCTGGTTCTCGAACAACCTGAACCGCGCTCACCTCGACTACTTCTACTGGCTGCTCACCGGGCTCTGCGCCGTGGATCTCGTCGCCTTTGTGTTCTTCGCGCGAGTGTATGTTTACAAGAGAAAgggtggcgatggcgatggcgatggtgaTGCCGTGTAG